The Candidatus Methylomirabilota bacterium DNA segment CAGTATCATCGCCAGGGCCGTTCTTGTAGGTCTGGAACGGGCGATCCACGAGATGCTCGCGGCGATGGGGATAGGCGGTGCGGGGGGACGGTGATGGTGATCGGGATCGGCATCGACGCCGTACAGATCGGACGATTCGAACGCGCCGTCGCGCGTCACGGCACCCGTCTGCTCGATCGCCTTTTCACGGCGGGGGAACAGGCGCGCTTCAGAAGCCACCGGTCCCCCGGGCGACATCTCGCGGCCCGCTTTGCGGCGAAGGAGGCGGCCTTTAAAGCGCTTTGCACTGGATGGGGGCAAGGGGTGGTGTGGCAGGATGTACAGATCGTGGGAGGCGGGCGTGAGCCGTCCAGCGTGGTCCTGTCGGGCTGCGCCCGAGAGGTTGCGGCCCGCCTTGGGATTACGCAGATGCTGGTGAGTCTCACACACGATGGCGACTACGCGATGGCCTGTGTTGTGGCTACTGACGGCAGATAGGGAGTGCGCGACGAGGAGGGGATGATGGCCGTGAGCGTTGTGACGGCGAGCCAGATGCGCCGGCTTGATCGACGGGCGACGGAGGAGTACGCCATCCCGTCGCTGCTGCTGATGGAGAACGCCGGACTTCAGGCGGTTCTGGAGTTGGAGCGCGTGTTCCCGCACCTGACGCGAAGCCGCGTCGCCGTGGTCTGTGGTAAGGGTAACAACGGCGGTGATGGGTTTGTTGTAGCGCGTCACCTCTTCGACCGCAGGATCTCGGTCGAGGTGTTTCTGCTGGCCCGGCAGACGGAGGTCAAGGGGGATGCCCGGACGAATCTCGAGATTATTCGAAAATTAGGCGTACCGATCCATGAAGTGGCGATCAGTCAGGATCTCGAGGTAATTCAGGGAACGATTGAGCGAGCAGACGTCGTCGTGGACGCCATCCTGGGAACTGGGACGACTGGGCCTGCCAAGGGTCTCTTGGGCGAGGCTATCGAGCTGCTTAACCGATCCGGTAAGCCGATCGTGGCCCTCGATATCCCC contains these protein-coding regions:
- the acpS gene encoding holo-ACP synthase: MVIGIGIDAVQIGRFERAVARHGTRLLDRLFTAGEQARFRSHRSPGRHLAARFAAKEAAFKALCTGWGQGVVWQDVQIVGGGREPSSVVLSGCAREVAARLGITQMLVSLTHDGDYAMACVVATDGR
- a CDS encoding NAD(P)H-hydrate epimerase, which codes for MMAVSVVTASQMRRLDRRATEEYAIPSLLLMENAGLQAVLELERVFPHLTRSRVAVVCGKGNNGGDGFVVARHLFDRRISVEVFLLARQTEVKGDARTNLEIIRKLGVPIHEVAISQDLEVIQGTIERADVVVDAILGTGTTGPAKGLLGEAIELLNRSGKPIVALDIPSGLNSDEGIIPGPSINAVLTVTFGLPKRALILYPAASCAGRVVTVDIGLPRQLLTDPLLDVSLVQAEDLVRVLPLRDPNAHKGTYGHVLVLAGSSGKTGAAAMCALSALRIGAGLVTLALPESLNDAMEAKLTEVMTEPLPE